One region of Paenibacillus polymyxa M1 genomic DNA includes:
- a CDS encoding helix-turn-helix transcriptional regulator gives MKHTPTIRAELDRYLKQEGLNLTQFGHIAGINRGIVSGIVTGNSSMSVNQIDRITEAMGLPEGYFYDLYVENYIIDIPPNMRRIEPFLYRCAELDKLDAIRRVVGAIMDNLLYSPKLFDIAEELLAQGRYDAALLLYESVAEVEKYQHSERLAICQYRIFTIQIDDDQSRNLRAAILFEPYVERLDEIEQLDALKDLANVYRSLRKWDKVDEIARKLRAKAEIQYTLKHQQKKLKDDESKNSLSRPMFVYITYADLLCASVCDAQGDYQQALQYTYAYADLEWVRETDDDTLYWVEMYQDWARCNIYVNKLLSGDTSVLADYVEYIAETAHTVEDEKLSKLLNVMIAANRYNLNVDDVLSRFKIDIDAFTQLPLSTDMYTQQVVPDYIAWFCYEVAYYYLNRGKYNDGFKQLLCAMVKAHILNNETYFINCTGLFAHFQAYASPEAREEYFKLSEKVWLDNVEKNDTVNRCK, from the coding sequence ATGAAGCATACACCTACGATTCGGGCGGAATTAGATAGATACCTAAAACAAGAGGGTCTGAACCTAACGCAATTCGGGCATATCGCAGGCATTAATAGGGGGATAGTAAGTGGCATTGTAACAGGAAATAGTTCTATGTCTGTTAACCAAATTGATAGAATCACTGAGGCTATGGGTTTACCAGAAGGCTATTTTTACGACTTATATGTAGAAAACTATATTATCGACATTCCCCCTAATATGAGGCGAATCGAGCCATTTTTGTATCGCTGTGCAGAGTTGGACAAGTTGGATGCGATCCGTCGAGTGGTGGGAGCTATCATGGACAATCTACTCTACTCACCCAAGCTATTTGACATTGCAGAAGAATTGTTAGCGCAGGGACGATATGATGCTGCACTATTGCTCTATGAAAGTGTAGCAGAAGTGGAAAAATATCAACATTCTGAACGCTTGGCCATCTGTCAATATCGTATTTTCACGATTCAGATTGATGACGATCAAAGCCGCAATCTTAGGGCAGCCATACTTTTCGAGCCTTATGTCGAGCGCCTAGATGAAATAGAACAACTTGATGCATTGAAGGACTTAGCTAATGTGTACAGATCTTTGCGTAAATGGGATAAGGTTGATGAAATAGCGAGAAAATTGAGAGCAAAAGCGGAAATCCAATACACTTTGAAACATCAACAGAAGAAACTAAAGGATGATGAGTCTAAAAATAGTTTAAGTCGCCCCATGTTTGTATATATTACCTATGCTGACCTGTTGTGTGCAAGTGTCTGTGATGCCCAAGGCGATTATCAACAAGCTCTACAATATACATATGCCTATGCAGACTTGGAGTGGGTTAGAGAGACTGATGATGATACCCTATATTGGGTAGAAATGTATCAAGACTGGGCACGATGTAATATTTACGTTAATAAACTCCTATCTGGAGATACAAGTGTGCTTGCAGATTATGTTGAATACATAGCTGAAACAGCACATACTGTGGAGGATGAAAAACTCTCAAAGTTGTTGAACGTTATGATAGCGGCTAACCGATATAATTTGAATGTAGATGATGTACTATCACGATTTAAGATAGACATTGATGCCTTTACCCAACTTCCGCTATCTACTGATATGTACACCCAACAAGTGGTACCTGACTATATTGCATGGTTTTGTTACGAAGTGGCCTACTATTATTTAAACAGGGGGAAGTACAATGATGGTTTTAAACAATTATTATGTGCTATGGTAAAAGCACATATACTAAACAATGAAACATACTTTATAAACTGTACGGGTCTCTTTGCACATTTCCAAGCATACGCGTCTCCAGAGGCCAGAGAAGAGTATTTTAAACTATCAGAAAAGGTGTGGTTAGACAATGTTGAAAAAAATGACACTGTTAATCGTTGCAAGTAG
- a CDS encoding sporulation protein YjcZ: MWTSTEAILVLFILLVIITKAFWI, encoded by the coding sequence GTGTGGACTTCTACAGAGGCAATTTTGGTGCTTTTTATCCTCTTGGTTATAATTACTAAAGCATTTTGGATTTAA
- a CDS encoding glycosyltransferase family 2 protein, translating to MPRASVILPVYNNAAFVLEAIHSILTQTYSDFELIVIDDGSTDGSTFLISQISDPRVIKIFHSTNRGLIASLNEGLKKANGEYIVRMDSDDISTPDRLAVQIAFMDQNPLVDVCGAAFTSSSGGSIKVNPASHDEIKTWLLFHCCICHPAVIMRNSMIRRLGIQYDSNYPHAEDYELWNRLAFQVQMANLPINVLYYRQHNGQVSNQHKAIQDATARRIRQRQFSKLGLELSDEENQIMLDILEFKINPYDYGSYTRALGFANWVLDQNSKYLVYNQEMLNIAFSRCISHIPY from the coding sequence GTGCCACGAGCTTCGGTCATACTGCCAGTTTACAATAATGCGGCTTTTGTCTTGGAAGCAATACACAGTATTTTAACTCAAACTTATTCAGATTTTGAATTAATTGTTATTGATGATGGTTCGACAGATGGATCTACCTTTCTTATTTCACAAATATCAGACCCTAGAGTGATAAAAATCTTCCATAGTACCAATCGAGGGTTAATCGCTTCTTTAAACGAAGGATTAAAAAAGGCCAATGGTGAATATATCGTTCGTATGGATAGCGATGATATTTCTACACCAGATCGACTAGCTGTACAAATCGCATTTATGGATCAAAATCCATTGGTTGATGTATGCGGTGCTGCTTTTACTTCATCTAGTGGAGGATCAATAAAGGTAAATCCGGCCAGTCATGACGAAATTAAAACATGGTTGCTATTTCACTGTTGTATCTGCCATCCGGCTGTAATCATGCGCAATAGCATGATCCGTCGGCTTGGCATTCAATATGATAGTAATTATCCCCATGCCGAAGACTACGAGCTGTGGAACCGACTAGCTTTCCAGGTACAAATGGCAAACCTCCCCATAAACGTATTGTATTATCGTCAACATAATGGACAAGTGTCCAATCAGCACAAAGCTATACAAGATGCTACTGCTCGGAGAATTCGTCAAAGACAGTTTAGTAAGTTGGGCTTGGAATTATCAGATGAAGAGAACCAGATTATGCTGGATATTCTTGAGTTTAAAATTAATCCCTACGATTATGGTAGCTACACCAGAGCTTTAGGTTTTGCCAACTGGGTGCTAGACCAAAACAGTAAGTATTTAGTTTATAACCAGGAAATGTTAAATATAGCGTTTTCAAGGTGTATATCCCATATTCCTTATTGA
- a CDS encoding FAD-binding protein yields the protein MMERNITSVEHYTPILIVGTGISGLAVAYYLSKNNIKYTITTKKNAPKQSNSFLAAANTRVPSENDINNIINLTINKCGADRSVIETLYRNSNIVISFFEELGISYEKTSFGIMPECLIKSQGGKKLVNCLLQHIEQPLCNKILIDLEKSDDGIIALFYDIQLDQFIRIYTNYLVLATGGYAGQFNYNDNSPGSTGETLILAKKIGARLKGMSTVMSHPWSIYNGRQILLGGVVSLSQGKIVDEKGIQLLKDEYISDAIARDDYHEMIDEILHFELDCIKQKKDMYLDMSHADETILNERFKKYGFSTKVVKNKRIKITPTMHYSSGGIEINANAEVINLNRVFASGEAQFNGDLGMGRIPGQAFAAGIVFGKLIADKIANEGVFNTQYPITFKDPLEPMQLYSKENNDFPIEEFQKKLSTLMVDLIAPDSSVVSLSLHKREIQESQNIILSSARGSGKRYEDILTLFFGYFVALEIIEDLEKKAFGIG from the coding sequence ATGATGGAACGAAATATAACATCCGTAGAACACTACACTCCAATTTTGATTGTCGGTACGGGTATCTCGGGGCTTGCTGTCGCTTATTATTTATCGAAAAACAATATCAAGTATACCATTACAACAAAAAAGAATGCGCCCAAACAAAGCAACTCCTTTCTTGCAGCCGCAAATACACGTGTTCCATCGGAGAATGATATTAACAATATTATTAATCTTACGATTAATAAATGTGGAGCAGATCGATCGGTTATTGAAACGCTATATAGAAACTCCAACATAGTTATAAGTTTTTTCGAGGAATTAGGAATCTCTTATGAGAAAACATCCTTTGGTATCATGCCTGAATGTTTGATTAAATCACAGGGAGGAAAAAAATTAGTTAATTGTCTGTTACAACATATTGAACAACCGCTGTGTAATAAAATTTTGATTGATTTGGAAAAGTCTGATGATGGAATTATCGCATTATTTTATGACATTCAATTAGATCAATTTATCAGGATATATACTAATTATTTGGTATTAGCTACAGGAGGATATGCGGGACAATTTAATTACAATGATAATTCACCGGGTTCGACTGGAGAAACGCTTATCCTAGCTAAAAAAATAGGCGCAAGATTAAAGGGAATGTCTACTGTAATGTCTCATCCTTGGTCAATATACAATGGAAGACAAATTTTATTGGGCGGAGTTGTATCTTTAAGCCAAGGGAAAATAGTAGATGAGAAAGGAATTCAACTATTAAAAGATGAGTATATTAGTGATGCTATTGCTCGAGATGATTACCACGAAATGATTGACGAGATTTTACATTTTGAACTAGATTGCATCAAGCAAAAAAAGGATATGTACTTGGATATGAGCCATGCTGATGAAACTATATTGAATGAAAGATTTAAAAAATATGGGTTTAGCACTAAGGTGGTTAAAAATAAAAGAATCAAAATCACACCAACAATGCACTATTCTTCAGGAGGAATCGAAATCAATGCTAATGCTGAAGTTATAAACTTGAATCGTGTTTTTGCTTCTGGAGAAGCTCAATTTAATGGTGATCTAGGTATGGGAAGAATCCCTGGACAAGCATTTGCAGCGGGTATCGTTTTCGGTAAATTAATTGCTGACAAAATAGCTAATGAAGGTGTCTTCAATACTCAATACCCGATTACATTTAAAGATCCACTTGAACCTATGCAACTGTACTCAAAAGAAAATAATGACTTTCCAATTGAAGAGTTTCAGAAAAAGTTGTCAACTCTAATGGTGGATCTGATCGCTCCTGATTCATCTGTGGTTTCTCTATCACTCCATAAAAGAGAAATACAAGAAAGTCAAAACATAATATTGAGTAGCGCAAGAGGATCAGGAAAACGATATGAGGATATTTTAACATTATTTTTTGGATATTTTGTTGCGTTAGAAATTATAGAAGATCTTGAAAAAAAAGCATTCGGTATAGGCTAA
- a CDS encoding YjcZ family sporulation protein has translation MSGCAGVWTSTAAILVLYILLVIILKSCWV, from the coding sequence ATGAGTGGATGTGCAGGTGTGTGGACTTCTACAGCGGCAATTTTGGTGCTTTATATCCTTTTGGTTATCATCCTTAAATCGTGTTGGGTTTAA